From a single Falco peregrinus isolate bFalPer1 chromosome 10, bFalPer1.pri, whole genome shotgun sequence genomic region:
- the NSUN4 gene encoding 5-methylcytosine rRNA methyltransferase NSUN4, whose product MAALSGRAAAALLRRGPPPGLAPGPRRHHYKKKWATTAPRIPATRLALHHFDTTYSLQLRDLWPSVRASLLCEQKYGALLNNFSSVDHVTQELELLNATDFISQAHKEAQQLQQGAATKEGGRGENRSQEGSARGRTVVQAEAMTEAETSPPLRASISSNIKCYTFPRGDITRFRPARPDVLGLLDYYLMDAASLLPVLALNVQPDDSVLDLCAAPGGKTLALLQTGVCGHLAANDISISRTKRLYQVLQSYVPKEIREAVSVTSCDGRDWEQLKGSTFHKVLVDVPCTTDRHSVMEEENNIFHKKRTKERQMLPMLQLQLLMAGILATKPGGEVVYSTCSLSPLQNEHVIERAVEIAETQFNVSVRVEDLSHFRILFQDTFCFFSDCQLGELVLPNLTANFGPMYFCKLCRM is encoded by the exons ATGGCGGCGCtgagcgggcgggcggcggcagcgctgCTGAggcgggggccgccgccggggctggCACCGGGGCCGCGCCGGCACCACTACAAGAAGAAGTGG GCTACCACGGCCCCCCGCATCCCGGCCACACGCCTGGCCCTGCACCACTTCGACACCACCTACAGCCTGCAGCTGAGGGACCTGTGGCCCTCCGTCCGAGCCAGCCTGCTCTGCGAGCAGAAGTACGGCGCCCTGCTCAACAACTTCTCTTCTGTCGACCACGTCACCcaagagctggagctgctgaatGCCACCGATTTTATTTCCCAAGCCCACAAAGAGGCGCAGCAGTTGCAGCAGGGTGCAGCCACAAAGgaaggggggagaggggaaaacagATCCCAGGAGGGCTCTGCCCGGGGCAGGACAGTGGTGCAGGCAGAGGCGATGACAGAGGCAGAGACGTCACCACCACTTCGTGCTTCCATCAGCTCCAACATCAAATGTTACACCTTCCCCAGGGGTGACATCACACGTTTTCGCCCTGCACG GCCGGATGTTCTGGGGCTCCTGGACTATTATCTCATGGATGCAGCATCTCTCCTGCCCGTCCTGGCGCTCAACGTGCAGCCGGATGACTCTGTCCTGGACCTCTGTGCGGCTCCGGGTGGCAAGactctggctctgctgcagactgGGGTTTGTG GGCATCTGGCGGCCAATGACATCTCCATTTCCCGGACAAAGAGGCTGTACCAGGTTCTCCAGAGCTACGTTCCCAAAGAAATCAGGGAAGCTGTGAGCGTCACATCCTGCGACGGAAGGGACTGGGAGCAGTTGAAAGGTAGCACCTTCCATAAG gtcctgGTGGATGTGCCCTGCACGACGGACAGGCACTCTGTAATGGAGGAGGAGAACAACATCTTCCACAAGAAACGAACCAAGGAGCGTCAGATGTTGCCCAtgctacagctgcagctgctgat ggctgggatTCTTGCTACCAAGCCAGGAGGAGAGGTGGTGTATTCTACGTGCTCCCTCTCCCCGCTGCAGAATGAGCATGTGATTGAGAGAGCAGTAGAAATCGCAGAAACCCAGTTTAACGTCAGTGTCCGCGTTGAGGACTTGAGCCACTTTCGGATACTCTTCCAGGACACATTTTGCTTCTTCTCAGACTGCCAGCTGGGGGAGCTTGTTCTGCCTAACCTCACAGCCAACTTCGGACCTATGTATTTCTGCAAATTATGTCGGATGTAG
- the LRRC41 gene encoding leucine-rich repeat-containing protein 41, which translates to MAAAAARGRGAGVPPQDGGGSSRGAPALSGAMAAEGPGSLFALSAAAVSRSMGALERDVWALPGHLLRGLLPLLSVFRLERAEGAARRAGLSTQPIWRKLWDDVMKTRPPNSENITCWRKKFLETFFSNVLHGVLDISSDWRLNDHHFSPLLHSSPHVSQLTLCNMLQGAVELTAEHNQKVLENLAGSLRILKFQRLLSSDQSIRRSLVLLLHRLIHHGSVSQVSMYSWPVPDTVLLVLILSMSAGFWRSGNALAYHSSPCGLCREDDKAQSRESAQERAERGRCGEREWSDGEKQRSPRAPEEAAAKVDGCEADAYLNSVLSRPRSPPLRNQLCEEASSKVPCDHTSVQGGSAPLCISEQLSCHPVLRKTRRRLKSAVGKKRRCLRRSRGPHTDPEDLYDFVFTVAREDNSERLYKNSATEGENAENWTSSSSGSPCTGHAGCKKRGASTGIFPLKAARRFRSVSTLELFSIPLTGETCRTLSNLLSSWVSLENLVLSYNGLGANIFCILSGLRALSRHSDCHLRVVRVSDIFSHMPCMELVCCILNAFPQLHTLSVSFDLKNQLEGNGPEGNPSCGEVEIPESCLEQLEIRFPREPLHTAFLLPVLKASRSLQQLSLDSATLPCSQELGLLLEALKECNPNLNKLSFHDVNLAEHQKEVLLLLRDPGLQEITFSFCRLFESSTTEFLSEIIDTVKRNSSLKSLKLPGNRLGNHRLVALADIFSEDSSSSLCQLDVSSNCIKPDGLLEFTKKLEGHIQQRGGQIQFTHLRLFQNWLDQDAETAQEALRRLKAVCSVVSDSWDSSQAFADYISVM; encoded by the exons atggcggcggcggcggcgcgcgggcggggggcgggtgTCCCGccccaagatggcggcggcagcagcaggggcgCGCCGGCGCTGAGCGGGGCGATGGCGGCGGAGGGGCCGGGCAGCCTGTTCGCGCTGAGCGCGGCGGCGGTGAGCCGCAGCATGGGAGCCCTGGAGCGGGACGTCTGGG CGCTGCCCGGGCACCTCCTGCGGGGGCTCCTGCCGCTTCTCAGCGTCTTCCGCCTCGAGCGGGCCGAGGGCGCCGCGCGGAGAGCAG gcCTCTCGACACAGCCCATCTGGCGCAAGCTGTGGGACGATGTGATGAAAACCAGACCGCCCAACTCGGAG AATATAACCTGTTGGAGGAAGAAATTCCTTGAAACGTTCTTTTCAAATGTTCTTCATGGTGTCTTGGATATTTCCTCTGACTGGCGTCTCAACGACCATCACTTTTCCCCGCTGCTCCACAGCTCCCCGCACGTTTCCCAGCTTACCCTCTGCAACATGCTGCAGGGCGCAGTGGAGCTCACTGCTGAGCACAACCAGAAAGTGCTTGAAAACCTGGCTGGCTCCCTGCGGATCCTGAAGTTCCAGCGCCTCCTCTCCTCTGACCAGTCCATTAGGCGTTCGCTAGTTTTACTTCTTCACCGGCTGATTCACCATGGCTCTGTCAGTCAGGTGTCCATGTATTCCTGGCCTGTTCCCGACACGGTTCTTCTTGTTCTCATTTTGAGCATGAGTGCTGGGTTTTGGCGCTCGGGAAATGCCCTTGCGTATCACAGCAGCCCGTGTGGCCTTTGCAGAGAGGATGACAAAGCCCAAAGCCGGGAGTCAGCACAGGAGCGAGCAGAGAGGGGCCGTTGTGGTGAAAGGGAGTGGAGCGATGGTGAGAAACAGAGATCCCCCAGGGCCCCGGAGGAGGCTGCTGCAAAGGTGGATGGATGTGAGGCTGATGCTTACCTGAACTCTGTCCTCTCCAGACCAAGAAGTCCTCCTCTGCGAAACCAGCTGTGTGAGGAGGCAAGCAGCAAGGTGCCCTGTGACCACACCAGCGTTCAGGGAGGATCTGCTCCTCTCTGCATCTCAGAGCAGCTGTCCTGTCACCCAGTTCTTCGAAAGACACGTAGACGGCTGAAATCTGCAGTGGGAAAGAAACGTCGCTGCCTCAGACGAAGCAGGGGACCACACACTGACCCAGAAGACCtgtatgattttgtttttactgttgctAGAGAGGATAACTCGGAGCGACTGTACAAAAACAGTGCCACAGAAGGAGAAAACGCAGAGAACTGGACCAGTTCCTCCTCAGGATCCCCATGCACTGGCCATGCTGGCTGTAAGAAAAGAGGAGCATCTACTGGGatctttcctctgaaagctgCTCGCCGCTTCCGAAGTGTGTCCACACTGGAATTGTTTTCCATTCCTTTGACTGGGGAAACATGTCGTACTCTGAGTAACCTGCTGAGCTCCTGGGTGTCTTTAGAAAACTTGGTTCTGTCTTACAATG GCCTGGGTGCAAACATCTTCTGCATCCTCTCTGGGCTCCGGGCCCTCTCCCGCCACTCGGACTGCCACCTCCGTGTGGTGCGCGTGAGCGACATCTTCTCCCACATGCCTTGCATGGAGCTCGTTTGCTGCATCCTGAACGCCTTTCCTCAGCTCCACACGCTCTCAGTCAGCTTCGACCTCAAAAACCAGCTGGAGGGGAACGGGCCAGAGGGGAATCCAAGCTGCGGTGAGGTAGAAATCCCAG AGagctgcctggagcagctggagatcCGATTCCCCAGGGAACCTCTGCAcactgccttcctgctgccagtGCTCAAGGCATCAAGATCCCTCCAGCAGTTGTCCCTTGACAGCGCCACGCTGCCCTGTTCTCAGGAGCTTGGGCTCCTTTTGGAGGCACTCAAAG agTGTAATCCGAATTTGAACAAACTGAGCTTTCATGATGTGAACCTGGCTGAGCaccagaaagaagttctgcttttgcttcGGGATCCTGGCCTGCAAG aaatcacattttccttttgccGGCTGTTTGAAAGCTCTACTACTGAGTTTTTGTCAGAAATAATCGACACTGTGAAAAGAAACTCATCTTTGAAGAGCCTCAAACTGCCTGGGAATCGCCTTG GGAATCACAGGCTGGTTGCCCTTGCAGACATTTTTTCCGAAGattcctcctcttctctttgCCAGCTGGATGTCAG CTCAAATTGCATCAAACCTGATGGACTCCTGGAGTTCACAAAGAAGCTGGAAGGTCACATCCAGCAGAGAGGGGGGCAGATTCAATTCACACACCTCCGCCTCTTCCAGAATTGGCTGGACCAGGATGCTGAAACAGCTCAAGAAGCTCTTCGGCGTCTCAAAGCTGTGTGTAGTGTGGTCAGTGATTCGTGGGACTCCTCCCAGGCCTTTGCTGACTACATCAGCGTCATGTGA
- the LOC101912747 gene encoding cytochrome b-c1 complex subunit 6, mitochondrial, translated as MGLRDTVVHAGEPEEEEEEELVDPLTTVREHCEQTEKCVKARERLEQCDARVSSRSHTEEQCTEELFDFLHARDHCVAHKLFKNLK; from the exons ATGGGGCTGCGCGACACCGTCGTTCACGCCGGGGAGCCTGAG gaggaggaagaggaagagctgGTG GATCCTTTAACCACGGTCCGGGAGCACTGCGAGCAGACAGAGAAATGCGTGAAGGCGCGGGAGCGGCTGGAGCAGTGTGATGCACGGGTGTCCTCCAGGTCCCACACAGAAGAGCAGTGCACAGAGGAGCTTTTTGACTTCCTGCACGCTAGGGACCACTGC GTTGCTCACAAACTCTTTAAGAACTTGAAGTGA